In Saccharomonospora marina XMU15, one genomic interval encodes:
- a CDS encoding amidohydrolase family protein: MIDGYEVVDAHVHVPALATVKPSWLEWADRFCGPHPWRSVYDEAGNPVPRRLDELFEQEGVDRALLFCEYSPRATGIQPIEDNLPFVEYNPARFRLVANVNPHLHYPVVAEVRRQLGLGAVALKLHPVHAGFSPADKELYPTYQLCAERGTPVILHSGTSSFPGARARYGNPELLVDVVEDFPELPFVFAHGGRGWWYDVAAFLALSKDNVWLDLAGLPPRKLPEYYARFDLSRLARKFVFGTDWPGVPGAARNVRALVELGLERDVLADVLAGNADKLY; this comes from the coding sequence GTGATCGACGGATACGAGGTCGTCGACGCGCACGTGCACGTCCCCGCGCTGGCGACGGTGAAACCCTCCTGGCTGGAGTGGGCCGACCGGTTCTGCGGCCCGCATCCGTGGCGGTCGGTGTACGACGAGGCGGGTAACCCGGTGCCGAGGCGGTTGGACGAGTTGTTCGAGCAGGAGGGTGTCGACAGGGCGCTGTTGTTCTGCGAGTACAGCCCGCGCGCGACCGGCATCCAGCCGATCGAGGACAACCTCCCGTTCGTCGAGTACAACCCCGCGCGGTTTCGACTCGTCGCCAACGTCAATCCGCACCTGCACTACCCGGTGGTCGCAGAGGTGCGCAGGCAGCTGGGCCTGGGGGCGGTCGCGCTGAAGCTGCACCCGGTTCATGCCGGTTTCTCCCCGGCCGACAAGGAGTTGTACCCCACGTACCAGTTGTGCGCCGAGCGTGGGACGCCGGTGATCCTGCACTCCGGCACAAGCAGCTTTCCCGGGGCGCGTGCCAGGTACGGCAATCCGGAACTGCTCGTCGACGTCGTCGAGGACTTCCCGGAACTGCCCTTCGTCTTCGCGCACGGCGGGCGCGGCTGGTGGTACGACGTGGCGGCGTTTCTGGCGCTGAGCAAGGACAACGTGTGGCTCGACCTCGCGGGGCTGCCGCCGAGGAAGCTGCCGGAGTACTACGCACGCTTCGACCTTTCCCGGCTGGCGCGCAAGTTTGTGTTCGGCACCGACTGGCCGGGCGTGCCCGGCGCCGCCCGCAACGTGCGTGCGCTGGTCGAACTCGGTCTGGAGCGCGATGTGCTCGCGGACGTGCTGGCGGGAAACGCCGACAAGCTCTACTGA
- a CDS encoding PaaX family transcriptional regulator yields MVTSAGQRRGKPVVSRRREVSHTSARSLLMTLLGEFVLPRGRPVWTSVLVDALAMFEVEEKSARQALARTAAEGWLESERVGRRVRWSLTSQGRKLLTEGAQRIYDFGSRERSWDGQWLLVLVSVPEPKRDLRHRLRTKLTWAGFGSPDPGVWITPHVDREPEAVGIVAELALENAMSFVGPYGAIGDEATMVARAWDLRELDARYEAFIDEFASLDPRGGDAVLHAQTRLVHEWRRFPFLDPQLPEQLLPEDWSGSQAAEIFHRRHAEWRPAAQRRWEERLAGEEAA; encoded by the coding sequence ATGGTGACATCAGCCGGGCAACGACGCGGCAAGCCGGTGGTCAGCAGGCGCCGCGAGGTGAGCCACACCAGCGCGCGCTCGCTGCTGATGACACTGCTCGGCGAGTTCGTACTCCCGCGTGGTCGTCCGGTGTGGACGTCGGTGCTGGTCGACGCGCTCGCGATGTTCGAGGTGGAGGAGAAGTCGGCGAGGCAGGCGCTGGCCCGCACCGCTGCGGAGGGCTGGCTGGAGTCGGAGCGCGTCGGCAGGCGGGTGCGCTGGTCGCTGACATCGCAGGGCCGCAAGCTGCTCACCGAAGGCGCGCAGCGCATCTACGACTTCGGCAGCCGCGAGCGCAGCTGGGACGGGCAGTGGCTGCTGGTACTGGTGTCGGTTCCCGAGCCCAAACGCGACCTGCGCCACCGGTTGCGCACCAAGCTCACTTGGGCGGGCTTCGGCTCGCCCGACCCCGGTGTGTGGATAACGCCGCATGTCGACAGGGAGCCCGAAGCGGTCGGCATCGTGGCCGAGCTCGCGTTGGAGAACGCGATGTCCTTCGTCGGGCCCTACGGTGCGATCGGAGACGAGGCAACGATGGTCGCACGGGCCTGGGACCTGCGGGAACTCGACGCGCGGTACGAGGCGTTCATCGACGAGTTCGCCTCGCTGGACCCGCGAGGCGGCGATGCCGTGCTGCACGCGCAGACCCGGCTGGTGCACGAATGGCGCCGGTTTCCGTTCCTCGACCCGCAGTTGCCGGAGCAGCTGCTGCCCGAGGACTGGAGCGGCAGCCAGGCTGCCGAGATCTTCCACCGCAGGCACGCCGAGTGGCGTCCCGCCGCCCAGCGGCGTTGGGAGGAACGCCTGGCGGGCGAGGAAGCCGCCTAG
- the mftE gene encoding mycofactocin biosynthesis peptidyl-dipeptidase MftE translates to MTELGALRSPEVPRAVLAVPLGATEQHGPHLPLHTDTAIAVELSERLAARVAGVVVAPPLPFGSSGEHAGFAGTLSIGGPALELVVLELVRSADHFAAAVLVNGHGGNAAPLARAVRTLREEGREVLSWAPSGRADDSHAGRTETSVMLALRPSEVRLSAARAGNTEPLPRLWDRLRQGGVRTVSGNGVLGDPEGASAVEGEELLATWSDALVSTVRDWLGQ, encoded by the coding sequence GTGACCGAACTCGGCGCGCTGCGTTCGCCGGAGGTCCCACGGGCGGTACTCGCCGTTCCGCTCGGCGCGACCGAGCAGCACGGCCCACACCTTCCGTTGCACACCGACACCGCGATCGCGGTGGAGTTGAGCGAGCGCCTGGCCGCGAGGGTCGCCGGAGTCGTCGTCGCCCCACCGCTGCCGTTCGGGTCGAGCGGTGAGCACGCCGGTTTCGCAGGCACCCTGTCCATCGGCGGCCCCGCGCTGGAGCTGGTAGTGCTGGAACTCGTCCGCTCCGCCGACCACTTCGCCGCGGCGGTGCTGGTCAACGGGCACGGAGGCAACGCGGCACCGTTGGCCAGAGCCGTTCGCACGCTGCGGGAGGAGGGCCGCGAGGTGCTGTCGTGGGCACCGAGCGGACGCGCGGACGACTCCCACGCGGGCCGTACCGAGACCTCGGTGATGCTCGCGCTTCGCCCCTCCGAGGTCCGGCTTTCGGCGGCGAGGGCGGGCAATACCGAGCCGCTACCACGGTTGTGGGACCGCTTGCGGCAAGGTGGTGTACGCACCGTGAGCGGCAACGGGGTGCTCGGCGACCCCGAGGGTGCCTCCGCCGTCGAGGGCGAGGAACTGCTGGCGACCTGGTCGGATGCACTGGTCAGCACCGTGCGCGATTGGTTGGGGCAGTAG
- the mftF gene encoding mycofactocin biosynthesis glycosyltransferase MftF (Members of this protein family, MftF, are glycosyltransferases, members of PF00535 (glycosyl transferase family 2). The encoding gene is found as part of the mycofactocin cassette, in Mycobacterium tuberculosis, many other Actinobacteria, and occasional members of other lineages. Mycofactocin itself, a putative redox carrier, is a heavily modified derivative of the C-terminal Val-Tyr dipeptide of the mycofactocin precursor MftA (TIGR03969).), producing the protein MKAGTRLTLDASVRRRGTLLIGGSPLRLVRLGGAGARLLERWSSGEPVGEGERERELARRLVRAGLLHPRPPSGPAPSDVTLVVPVKDNAAGVRRLLDATKELADRVVVDDGSAVPLAEATVRHDRAMGPAAARNAGWALASTPLVAFLDADTVPQPGWLEAVLAQFGDDDVVAVAPRVVGAPGSGVLARYEAHRSSLDLGPHPAPVRPMSRVSYVPSAALVVRRDALAAVAGFDTGLRFGEDVDLVWRLLRIGSVRYEPSARVTHEPRPALLPWLRQRFEYGTSAAPLSRKHPGLLSCARLSVWSAVSWALLAAGRPLPALGLAAATAALLPRKLRGRGVPASESLRLAGLGHLGAGRLLAEATRRAWWPAALLSGRGRTALLASLLPCVVDSVGRSPAWLALRVADDLAYGAGVWAGCVRHRTPAPLLPRFTEAGLR; encoded by the coding sequence GTGAAGGCAGGCACCCGGCTCACTCTCGACGCATCGGTGCGGCGCAGGGGCACGCTGCTGATCGGCGGGTCCCCGCTTCGGCTGGTTCGGCTGGGCGGTGCCGGGGCTCGGCTGCTGGAGCGCTGGTCGTCCGGAGAACCGGTGGGCGAGGGCGAGCGAGAGCGGGAACTGGCCCGTCGCCTGGTGCGGGCCGGGTTGCTGCACCCGAGGCCGCCATCGGGACCGGCACCCAGCGACGTGACGCTCGTGGTGCCGGTCAAGGACAACGCGGCGGGCGTACGGCGGCTGCTCGATGCGACCAAAGAGCTGGCCGACCGCGTCGTCGTCGACGACGGCTCGGCCGTCCCGCTGGCAGAGGCCACCGTGCGACACGACCGCGCCATGGGGCCCGCCGCCGCCCGCAACGCGGGTTGGGCGCTGGCCTCGACACCGCTGGTGGCGTTCCTCGACGCCGACACCGTGCCCCAGCCGGGGTGGCTGGAAGCGGTGCTGGCCCAGTTCGGCGACGACGACGTGGTGGCGGTGGCTCCGCGCGTCGTCGGCGCGCCCGGCAGCGGCGTGCTGGCAAGGTACGAGGCGCACCGCTCGAGCCTGGACCTGGGGCCGCACCCGGCCCCGGTACGCCCGATGAGCCGGGTCAGCTACGTTCCCAGCGCGGCGCTCGTCGTGCGCAGGGACGCGCTGGCCGCCGTTGCCGGGTTCGACACCGGGCTTCGATTCGGTGAGGACGTGGACCTCGTGTGGCGGCTGCTGCGGATCGGCTCGGTGCGCTACGAGCCGTCGGCGAGGGTGACCCACGAGCCGCGCCCCGCGCTGTTGCCGTGGTTGCGGCAGCGCTTCGAGTACGGCACGTCGGCCGCCCCACTCTCTCGCAAACACCCGGGGCTGCTCAGTTGCGCGAGGCTTTCGGTATGGAGCGCGGTCTCGTGGGCGCTGCTGGCCGCAGGCAGACCGCTGCCCGCGCTCGGGCTCGCCGCCGCGACGGCGGCGCTGCTGCCGCGCAAACTGCGTGGCCGTGGTGTTCCGGCGAGCGAGTCGCTTCGGCTGGCCGGACTCGGCCATCTCGGCGCGGGACGGCTGCTCGCCGAGGCGACCCGCAGGGCTTGGTGGCCTGCGGCACTGCTCAGCGGGCGTGGCCGCACGGCGTTGCTCGCCTCGCTACTGCCGTGCGTGGTGGATTCGGTGGGCCGTTCCCCGGCGTGGCTGGCGCTGCGGGTGGCCGACGATCTCGCCTACGGCGCCGGAGTGTGGGCCGGTTGCGTGCGCCACCGCACGCCTGCGCCACTGCTGCCGCGGTTCACCGAGGCTGGGTTGCGGTGA
- a CDS encoding mycofactocin-coupled SDR family oxidoreductase, with product MTRQTTDGGRVALVTGAGRGIGAAVVHRMARSGWNVVATDRCADDPRVPYPLAGREQLAAVAAQHPDKVVDVVADVQDLAALRRAVDIARDRFGGLDAAVAGAGLIAGGKPLWETGESEWEAEWEALFSVGVNGVANLARAAVPALLERPRPRNGRFVALASAAAHHGLWHLAGYNAAKHAVVGLVKGLAHDLRGTGICATAVSPGSTRTDMLEATARLYGLDDVEEFATHQLVDRLLDPDEVAAAVCFLCSPESSAVTGTVVHADGGFTS from the coding sequence ATGACGCGGCAGACCACGGACGGCGGACGGGTCGCGCTGGTCACCGGAGCGGGCCGCGGCATCGGCGCGGCGGTGGTGCACCGCATGGCCCGTTCCGGCTGGAACGTCGTGGCCACCGACCGCTGCGCCGACGATCCCCGCGTGCCATACCCGCTCGCAGGCCGCGAGCAGCTGGCCGCCGTCGCCGCGCAACACCCCGACAAGGTCGTCGACGTCGTCGCCGACGTGCAGGATCTTGCCGCGCTGCGGCGCGCGGTCGACATCGCACGGGACCGGTTCGGCGGCCTTGACGCCGCGGTCGCGGGTGCCGGGCTCATCGCGGGAGGAAAACCGCTGTGGGAAACCGGCGAGTCCGAGTGGGAGGCCGAGTGGGAGGCACTGTTCTCCGTCGGGGTCAACGGCGTGGCCAACCTCGCGCGTGCCGCCGTTCCCGCGCTGCTGGAGCGCCCCCGGCCGCGTAACGGGCGGTTCGTCGCGCTGGCCTCGGCGGCCGCGCACCACGGACTGTGGCACCTTGCCGGGTACAACGCCGCGAAACACGCGGTCGTGGGCCTGGTCAAGGGGCTTGCCCACGACCTGCGCGGCACCGGGATCTGCGCCACCGCGGTCTCCCCCGGCTCGACGCGCACCGACATGCTCGAGGCCACGGCCCGGCTGTACGGCCTCGACGACGTCGAGGAGTTCGCCACGCACCAGTTGGTGGACCGGCTGCTCGACCCCGACGAGGTCGCGGCCGCCGTTTGCTTCCTGTGCTCACCGGAATCGAGCGCGGTCACCGGCACCGTTGTGCACGCCGACGGTGGTTTCACATCGTGA
- a CDS encoding mycofactocin-associated electron transfer flavoprotein beta subunit, translating into MADHGSGPLVVVAMRWVDSHARVDALTGRVSTDARGAGPGEADRCALEHGLRIARAVAGRCVAVSLAPEPATEMLRDALACGAHAVLRVDPGHATGAEHTGNGADSGATTAQALARAVREELGHPDLVLTGDRSADRGTGATPAFLAAELGCAQALGLVELSYTGGRLVGLRRLDRGRRERLAIPLPAVCSVEPAGVRLRRANLRATLAARTATIPVVPSDPTALAAPPVAVRSVRPYRPRAKELPPPQGADPRQRLLRLTGAHEQREPPRVVVTDDAGRAADELLNYLRGKGYLA; encoded by the coding sequence ATGGCTGACCACGGTTCGGGGCCGCTCGTCGTGGTGGCCATGCGCTGGGTGGACTCGCACGCCCGCGTCGACGCGCTGACGGGCCGGGTGAGCACCGACGCGCGTGGTGCGGGTCCCGGCGAGGCCGACCGCTGCGCGCTGGAACACGGTCTGCGCATCGCGCGGGCGGTTGCCGGGCGGTGCGTGGCCGTTTCGCTCGCACCCGAACCCGCCACCGAGATGCTGCGTGACGCCCTCGCCTGCGGCGCGCACGCGGTACTGCGGGTGGACCCGGGGCACGCCACCGGCGCCGAGCACACCGGCAACGGGGCCGACTCCGGCGCGACAACGGCGCAAGCGCTTGCGCGGGCGGTGCGTGAGGAGCTGGGGCACCCTGACCTGGTGCTCACCGGTGACCGCTCCGCCGACCGAGGAACCGGGGCCACCCCTGCGTTTCTCGCCGCCGAACTCGGCTGCGCGCAGGCCCTCGGACTCGTCGAGTTGAGCTACACCGGCGGGCGTCTGGTCGGGCTGCGCAGGCTCGACCGGGGCCGCAGGGAACGGCTCGCGATTCCGCTTCCCGCCGTCTGTTCCGTCGAACCGGCTGGAGTCCGGCTGCGCAGGGCGAACCTGCGCGCCACGCTCGCGGCGCGCACGGCCACCATCCCGGTCGTGCCCTCGGACCCCACCGCGCTCGCGGCGCCACCGGTCGCGGTGCGCTCGGTGCGCCCCTACCGTCCGCGTGCCAAGGAACTACCACCACCGCAGGGCGCCGATCCCCGGCAGCGGCTGCTGCGGCTGACCGGGGCACACGAACAGCGCGAGCCACCCAGGGTGGTCGTCACCGACGACGCGGGCCGCGCCGCCGACGAGTTGCTGAACTACCTACGCGGCAAGGGCTATCTGGCATGA
- a CDS encoding ferredoxin family protein: protein MTQRYADVAFDDRMARVDFRVAANAHIVVDTDVCRSCTTKACVHACPANLFVPTDDGGILFNYEQCFECGTCYLVCDGGNAISWSYPDGGQGVVFRHG from the coding sequence ATGACCCAGCGATACGCCGACGTCGCCTTCGACGACCGGATGGCGCGCGTCGACTTCCGCGTGGCGGCGAACGCGCACATCGTGGTCGACACCGACGTCTGCCGCTCGTGCACCACCAAGGCCTGCGTGCACGCCTGCCCCGCCAACCTGTTCGTGCCCACCGACGACGGTGGGATCCTGTTCAACTACGAGCAGTGCTTCGAGTGCGGCACGTGCTACCTGGTGTGCGACGGCGGCAACGCCATCAGCTGGAGCTATCCCGACGGCGGGCAGGGCGTGGTGTTCCGCCATGGCTGA
- a CDS encoding FAD-dependent oxidoreductase encodes MRDRAGPAGAAVTVEPPATTDFDAIVVGAGPAGSAAALELARAGHSVALLERGPFPGSKNVYGGVVYGRVLDELVPGWFERVPVQRWITRRQTMLLSGERSLTVDFRSQNWGSAPYNGATTYRAEFDSWLADHARQAGAVLVPSTVATSLLRTSGGRVVGVRTDREQGDLTARVVIACDGVNSFLAKQAGLYPGEQAEHTTLGVKETLALPKEIIDERFGVSGSDGVDIEILGGTGGVPGGGFVYTNHDTLSVGLVLGLPGLAKAGLRPEEILAGLKRHPSIRPLVRGAELVEYSAHLIPEGGYRTMPRLVGDGLLVAGDAAAMCLAAGIWLEGVNFALGSGMYAGRAAARALSADDPKLLRQYRTLLADSFVLADHKKLRNAPALVLSDRVQQRYPGLVCDLVEGMFTVDNPAPKPGLRRLLRRSARRNGVGLHQLARDALTGLRSFG; translated from the coding sequence ATGCGTGACAGGGCAGGCCCTGCAGGGGCGGCCGTCACCGTGGAACCACCGGCCACCACCGACTTCGACGCGATCGTGGTGGGCGCTGGGCCCGCGGGCTCGGCCGCGGCGCTGGAGCTGGCCAGGGCGGGCCACTCCGTCGCGCTGCTTGAGCGTGGCCCGTTCCCCGGCTCGAAGAACGTCTACGGCGGTGTGGTGTACGGCCGGGTGCTCGACGAGCTGGTCCCCGGCTGGTTCGAACGGGTTCCGGTGCAACGCTGGATCACCAGGCGGCAGACGATGCTGCTGTCCGGCGAGCGTTCGCTGACCGTCGACTTCCGCAGCCAGAACTGGGGCAGCGCGCCCTACAACGGCGCCACCACCTACCGCGCCGAGTTCGACAGCTGGCTCGCCGACCACGCGCGGCAGGCAGGTGCCGTGCTCGTGCCGTCCACAGTGGCCACCTCGCTGCTTCGCACGAGCGGCGGGCGGGTGGTCGGCGTGCGCACCGACCGCGAGCAGGGTGACCTCACGGCCAGGGTGGTCATCGCCTGCGACGGGGTGAACTCCTTCCTCGCCAAGCAGGCCGGGCTCTACCCCGGCGAGCAGGCCGAGCACACCACGCTCGGTGTGAAGGAAACCCTGGCGCTGCCCAAGGAGATCATCGACGAACGCTTCGGCGTGAGCGGGTCCGACGGTGTGGACATCGAGATACTCGGCGGCACCGGTGGCGTTCCCGGCGGCGGGTTCGTCTACACCAACCACGACACGCTCAGCGTCGGTCTCGTGCTCGGCCTGCCCGGTCTTGCGAAGGCGGGACTGCGACCGGAGGAGATCCTCGCCGGGTTGAAGCGGCACCCTTCGATCCGGCCACTGGTGCGTGGAGCCGAGTTGGTGGAGTACTCCGCGCACCTGATTCCCGAGGGCGGCTACCGGACGATGCCACGACTCGTCGGCGACGGGCTGCTGGTGGCGGGCGACGCGGCGGCGATGTGCCTTGCCGCCGGGATCTGGCTGGAGGGCGTCAACTTCGCGCTCGGCTCGGGCATGTACGCGGGCCGCGCGGCGGCACGTGCGCTGAGCGCCGACGATCCGAAACTGCTGCGGCAGTACCGGACGCTGCTGGCGGACTCGTTCGTACTCGCCGACCACAAGAAGCTGCGCAACGCGCCCGCGCTGGTGCTTTCCGACCGCGTGCAGCAGCGCTATCCGGGCCTGGTGTGCGACCTGGTGGAGGGCATGTTCACGGTGGACAACCCCGCCCCGAAGCCGGGCCTTCGCAGGCTGCTGCGCCGCTCGGCCAGACGTAACGGCGTGGGCCTGCACCAACTGGCAAGGGACGCGCTGACCGGCCTGCGCTCGTTCGGATGA
- a CDS encoding mycofactocin-associated electron transfer flavoprotein alpha subunit (Built with help from friend_finder, bracket5, and grep mycofactocin): protein MTATESPLACCDSLAVLVIREGMAPLGADEAVAEACGTALLAGSGCREAVDQLPPLRRAWCAELGEFAPSAWARALARPLRDVPRVVLPASPDGRDLAPRLSAELARPLLAGAVRVGETSAELARWDSRVAVTVEVSGPFVATLLPSVRGCLPFDGSPELADLDVEVSPAADAEVLEVLDPDPATADLAEAPRILGAGAGLASGELSGPDAVALLGKVAAALGASVGATRVVTDAGWAPYERQIGTTGVIVDPDLYVAFGVSGATQHTGGLGAPRHVVSVNTDASSPMTAMADLGLVTDAQALLRELARRLSGSDDA from the coding sequence GTGACGGCGACCGAAAGCCCGCTGGCCTGCTGCGACTCGCTGGCCGTGTTGGTGATCCGGGAAGGAATGGCTCCGCTCGGCGCGGACGAGGCGGTCGCCGAGGCCTGCGGCACGGCGCTGCTCGCGGGCTCGGGCTGCCGGGAGGCGGTGGACCAGCTTCCACCGCTTCGCCGTGCCTGGTGCGCCGAACTCGGCGAGTTCGCGCCGTCGGCGTGGGCGCGGGCGCTGGCGCGGCCGCTGCGTGACGTGCCGAGGGTGGTGCTGCCGGCCTCCCCCGACGGCCGCGACCTCGCACCCCGGCTGTCCGCCGAGTTGGCGAGGCCGCTGCTGGCCGGTGCCGTGCGGGTCGGTGAGACCTCGGCCGAGTTGGCAAGGTGGGATTCCCGAGTGGCGGTGACCGTCGAGGTGAGCGGGCCGTTCGTGGCGACACTGCTGCCGAGTGTGCGCGGCTGCCTGCCCTTCGACGGCTCGCCGGAGCTTGCCGATCTCGACGTGGAGGTGAGCCCCGCGGCTGACGCAGAGGTGCTGGAGGTGCTCGACCCCGACCCCGCGACCGCCGACCTCGCCGAGGCACCACGCATCCTCGGTGCGGGCGCAGGGCTCGCCTCCGGCGAACTGTCCGGTCCCGACGCCGTGGCGCTGCTCGGCAAGGTGGCGGCGGCGCTGGGGGCTTCGGTGGGCGCGACCAGGGTCGTCACGGACGCGGGCTGGGCGCCCTACGAGCGGCAGATCGGCACCACCGGCGTGATCGTGGACCCGGACCTCTACGTGGCCTTCGGGGTGTCCGGTGCCACCCAGCACACCGGTGGGCTCGGCGCGCCACGGCACGTGGTGTCGGTGAACACCGACGCCAGTTCACCGATGACGGCGATGGCCGATCTCGGGCTGGTCACCGACGCGCAGGCACTGCTTCGGGAACTGGCCCGCCGACTGAGTGGGAGCGATGATGCGTGA
- a CDS encoding mycofactocin system FadH/OYE family oxidoreductase 2 has protein sequence MNSRYRYLFSPLRIGPVTLANRVVFSAHLTNYATDGMPSAQHAAYYAARAAGGAGLIITEEHSTHPTDWPYEKLIHGFHPEVVAGYRRITEAVHAHGVPIFAQLNHNGGQASSMYSRLPVWAPSPVPDPLFREVPKAVSVTEIDEIVAGYAKVATHCRQGGFDGVELQCSHSSIVRGFLSPATNRRDDDYGGPLENRARLLLRLVAAVREAIGPGMALGVRLCGDELIEGGTTIDEAVEVARWVEATGDVDYINTSIGVATSTLYMIEASMSIPPGYAMFIPSAIRKAVDLPVVGVGRFKDPLQADRALAEGHADLIGVVRGQIADADFVAKARAGQAAEIRTCLSCNQECVGRMGLNRWLGCIENPRTGKESVPLPDPVRRGRRVVVVGGGPAGLQAAATAAQRGHDVVLLERQPTTGGQVSVAASVPSRAEFLDVVRNALAECHRHGVDVRTGVTATAEQIAALRPEAVVLATGARPAPPHWAGGLDRVVDVRDVLEGRAAPQGEVCVIDDLGFHQATSVAELLADRGCSVRISTSGMVVGQDLGVTLDMETFNVRAAAKGITQTTDEVVLEAAADPETSGVALRMLKHTTGVTAEERFDWVVCATHQAPEDDLWRELSGTADFEVHRVGDCVAPRRAHAAVVEGHRVAVAL, from the coding sequence ATGAACAGCCGCTACCGCTACCTGTTCTCGCCACTTCGGATCGGGCCGGTGACGCTCGCGAACCGGGTGGTGTTCTCCGCGCACCTCACCAACTACGCGACCGACGGCATGCCGAGCGCCCAGCACGCCGCCTACTACGCGGCCCGCGCGGCGGGTGGGGCCGGGTTGATCATCACCGAGGAGCACTCCACCCACCCGACGGACTGGCCCTACGAAAAGCTCATCCACGGCTTCCACCCCGAGGTGGTCGCGGGCTACCGGCGCATCACCGAGGCGGTGCACGCACACGGCGTGCCGATCTTCGCCCAGCTCAACCACAACGGTGGCCAGGCCTCCAGCATGTACTCCCGGCTTCCGGTGTGGGCACCGTCGCCGGTGCCCGACCCGCTGTTTCGCGAGGTCCCCAAGGCGGTCTCGGTCACGGAGATCGACGAGATCGTCGCGGGCTACGCCAAGGTGGCCACACATTGCAGGCAGGGCGGCTTCGACGGTGTGGAACTGCAGTGCTCGCACTCCTCCATCGTGCGAGGGTTCCTCTCCCCCGCGACGAACCGGCGCGACGACGACTACGGCGGTCCGCTGGAGAACCGGGCTCGGCTGCTGCTGCGCCTGGTGGCTGCGGTGCGGGAGGCGATCGGGCCGGGCATGGCGCTCGGCGTACGGTTGTGCGGCGACGAGTTGATCGAGGGCGGCACCACCATCGACGAGGCGGTCGAGGTGGCGCGTTGGGTGGAGGCCACGGGCGACGTCGACTACATCAACACCTCGATCGGTGTGGCCACGTCCACGCTGTACATGATCGAGGCTTCGATGAGCATCCCGCCCGGGTACGCGATGTTCATCCCCAGCGCCATCCGCAAGGCGGTCGACCTGCCCGTGGTGGGGGTCGGCAGGTTCAAGGACCCGCTGCAGGCCGACCGAGCGCTCGCCGAGGGACACGCCGACCTCATCGGCGTGGTGCGCGGGCAGATCGCCGACGCCGATTTCGTCGCGAAGGCACGCGCGGGGCAGGCGGCCGAGATCCGCACCTGCCTTTCCTGCAACCAGGAATGTGTCGGGCGTATGGGGCTCAACCGCTGGCTCGGTTGTATCGAGAACCCCCGAACCGGCAAGGAAAGCGTGCCGCTTCCCGACCCGGTCCGACGCGGCCGCAGGGTCGTGGTGGTCGGCGGCGGCCCCGCCGGGCTGCAGGCGGCGGCCACGGCCGCGCAACGCGGACACGACGTGGTGCTGCTCGAACGGCAACCCACCACAGGGGGCCAGGTGAGCGTGGCGGCGAGCGTGCCCAGCCGCGCGGAGTTCCTCGACGTGGTACGCAACGCGCTCGCTGAGTGCCACCGCCACGGCGTGGACGTGCGCACCGGTGTCACGGCCACGGCCGAGCAGATCGCGGCACTTCGCCCGGAGGCCGTCGTGCTCGCCACCGGGGCCAGGCCCGCGCCACCGCACTGGGCCGGTGGGCTCGACCGCGTCGTCGACGTGCGAGACGTGCTGGAAGGCCGCGCCGCACCGCAGGGCGAGGTGTGTGTCATCGACGATCTCGGTTTCCATCAGGCCACGTCGGTCGCGGAACTGCTGGCCGACCGCGGCTGCTCGGTGCGGATCTCCACCTCCGGCATGGTGGTGGGCCAGGACCTGGGCGTCACGCTGGACATGGAGACGTTCAACGTGCGTGCCGCGGCGAAGGGCATCACGCAGACCACCGACGAGGTGGTGCTGGAAGCCGCGGCGGACCCCGAGACCTCGGGCGTGGCGCTGCGAATGCTGAAGCACACCACCGGCGTCACCGCCGAGGAGCGGTTCGACTGGGTGGTGTGCGCGACACACCAGGCGCCCGAGGACGACCTGTGGCGGGAGCTGTCCGGCACGGCCGACTTCGAGGTGCACAGGGTGGGCGACTGCGTGGCGCCGCGCAGGGCACACGCGGCCGTCGTCGAAGGACACCGGGTGGCGGTGGCACTGTGA